From the Rhodanobacter soli genome, one window contains:
- a CDS encoding SURF1 family protein produces MNGFRRPSWWALLLTVAGALLFVRLGVWQLHRADFKEALLRRYAASAGAPLQDFAKVAETPPADGFPRVQVSGRYLTDRLYLLDNPKHDGRGGVEVFAPLALAGHPQLLLVDLGFLPGNGNGKTPQLPPLPTGEVSLQGLYVPPPPVGFEMGGNALARQTRWPKTGIFLDPAEVARDLGHPLYPRLLALDPDPAAIYERVHTLDFSSMPPARHRAYAFQWFTFALAAVVILLVVHRKRKPRQSRSDEG; encoded by the coding sequence GTGAACGGGTTTCGCCGTCCTTCGTGGTGGGCACTACTGCTGACCGTGGCCGGAGCCTTGCTGTTCGTGCGTTTGGGCGTCTGGCAACTGCACCGTGCCGACTTCAAGGAGGCACTTCTGCGGCGGTATGCCGCATCGGCAGGCGCGCCGCTGCAGGACTTCGCCAAGGTTGCCGAAACGCCGCCGGCCGACGGTTTTCCGCGGGTGCAGGTGAGCGGCCGCTACCTCACCGATCGGCTGTACCTGCTGGACAACCCGAAGCACGATGGCCGCGGTGGCGTGGAAGTGTTCGCACCGCTGGCGCTGGCCGGCCATCCGCAATTGCTGCTGGTCGATCTGGGCTTCCTGCCAGGCAACGGCAACGGCAAGACCCCGCAGCTGCCACCGTTGCCCACGGGCGAGGTCAGCCTGCAAGGACTGTACGTACCGCCACCGCCGGTCGGCTTCGAGATGGGCGGAAACGCATTGGCGCGGCAGACCCGGTGGCCGAAGACCGGCATCTTCCTGGACCCGGCGGAAGTCGCCCGTGACCTCGGCCACCCGCTGTACCCGCGACTGCTGGCGCTGGATCCCGATCCGGCCGCGATCTACGAGCGCGTGCACACCCTCGATTTCTCCTCGATGCCGCCGGCGCGGCATCGGGCCTATGCGTTCCAGTGGTTCACCTTTGCGCTCGCCGCGGTGGTGATCCTGCTGGTCGTGCATCGCAAGCGCAAGCCGCGCCAATCCCGATCCGATGAAGGTTGA
- the putA gene encoding bifunctional proline dehydrogenase/L-glutamate gamma-semialdehyde dehydrogenase PutA produces the protein MTQPILSPELPVDSTPARARITAAWLRDETEAVNDLLAQATLPATEREQVIDLAAGLVSRVRVRAKDQSAVESFMRQYDLSSEEGVLLMCVAEALLRIPDKATADKLIRDKLGDADWKKHLGQSESLFVNASTWGLMLTGHLVNLAEDTRHDVTGALKRLVGRAGEPAIRLAVRQAMRIMGHQFVMGRSIDEALDRCAKKEYAVYRYSYDMLGESALTSETAERYQQDYRDAIAAIGARGPFANHTDAPSISVKLSALHPRYEVAKRELARRQLTEKLLELSQLAMKNGIALSVDAEEADRLELSLDILGDVFAHPSLEGWNGLGIVVQAYSKRTPFVIDWLIETARAANRRWYVRLVKGAYWDAEIKRAQENGLAGYPVYTRKPNTDVSYLACARKLFDAGNELIYPQFATHNAHTIAAVHHIARGRPFEYQRLHGMGTDLYSEVIGKQNLDVPCRVYAPVGTHEDLLPYLVRRLLENGANTSFVNRVVDETLPVRELVADPCETVRAFALIPHPRIPLPVNLYGELRKNSMGINFSNDNELKAMADAVSANAGPWTAGPLVPGATANGPTVQVTNPADRRQTVGSYVSADSATVDKALGNAVAAQPGWDRLPAASRAAILEHAAEQLEARRGEFIALCVREAGKSLPDAIAEIREAADFLRYYATMSRRLFGQPEQLPGPTGESNQLFLNGRGVFVCISPWNFPLAIFLGQVSAALAAGNSVIAKPAEQTSLIGHAAVKLLHDAGIPLDVLQYLPGDGATVGAALTRDPRVAGVAFTGSTDTAWAINRALAARNAPIAALIAETGGQNAMIADSSALPEQIVKDVIASAFQSAGQRCSAARVLFVQEDIADKVCTMLTGAMAELKVGDPGQLSTDVGPVIDADALKILTDHAARMDAEAKKIGEVTLDPATTAHGTFFAPRAYEIPSLTTLTREVFGPVLHIVRWKGSELARVVEQINATGYGLTLGVHSRIDDTVEYIASHARVGNCYVNRNQIGAVVGVQPFGGENLSGTGPKAGGPHYLLRFAGERTLTINTTAAGGNASLLTIGE, from the coding sequence GTGACCCAGCCCATTCTCAGCCCCGAACTCCCCGTCGACAGCACGCCCGCGCGCGCGCGCATCACCGCCGCCTGGCTGCGCGACGAGACCGAAGCGGTCAACGACCTGCTCGCCCAGGCCACTCTGCCCGCGACCGAGCGCGAGCAGGTGATCGACCTCGCCGCCGGCCTGGTTTCACGCGTACGCGTACGCGCCAAGGACCAGAGCGCGGTCGAATCCTTCATGCGCCAGTACGACCTGTCTTCCGAGGAGGGCGTGCTGCTGATGTGCGTGGCCGAGGCGCTGTTGCGCATCCCCGACAAGGCCACCGCCGACAAGCTGATCCGCGACAAGCTCGGCGATGCGGACTGGAAGAAGCACCTGGGCCAGAGCGAATCGCTGTTCGTCAACGCCTCGACCTGGGGCCTGATGCTGACCGGCCACCTGGTGAATCTCGCCGAGGACACCCGCCACGACGTCACCGGCGCGCTGAAGCGGCTGGTCGGCCGCGCGGGCGAGCCGGCGATCCGCCTGGCGGTGCGCCAGGCGATGCGCATCATGGGCCACCAGTTCGTGATGGGCCGCAGCATCGACGAGGCGCTGGACCGTTGCGCGAAGAAGGAATACGCGGTGTACCGCTACTCCTACGACATGCTCGGCGAGTCGGCGCTGACCAGCGAAACCGCCGAGCGCTACCAGCAGGACTACCGCGACGCGATCGCCGCGATCGGCGCACGCGGCCCGTTCGCCAACCACACCGACGCGCCGTCGATCTCGGTGAAGCTGTCCGCGCTGCACCCGCGCTACGAGGTGGCCAAGCGCGAACTGGCGCGGCGCCAGCTCACCGAGAAGCTGCTGGAACTGTCGCAGCTCGCCATGAAGAACGGCATCGCGCTGTCGGTCGACGCCGAGGAAGCCGATCGCCTCGAACTGTCGCTGGACATCCTCGGCGACGTCTTCGCGCATCCCTCGCTCGAAGGCTGGAACGGCCTGGGCATCGTGGTGCAGGCGTACTCCAAGCGCACCCCGTTCGTGATCGACTGGCTGATCGAGACCGCACGTGCGGCAAATCGTCGCTGGTACGTGCGCCTGGTGAAGGGCGCCTACTGGGACGCCGAAATCAAGCGCGCGCAGGAAAACGGCCTGGCCGGCTACCCGGTGTACACGCGCAAGCCGAACACCGACGTGTCCTACCTGGCCTGCGCGCGCAAGCTGTTCGATGCCGGCAACGAACTGATCTACCCGCAGTTCGCCACCCACAATGCGCACACCATCGCCGCCGTGCATCACATCGCGCGCGGCCGGCCTTTCGAGTACCAGCGCCTGCACGGCATGGGCACCGACCTGTACAGCGAAGTGATCGGCAAACAGAACCTCGACGTGCCGTGCCGCGTCTACGCGCCGGTCGGCACCCACGAAGACCTGCTGCCGTACCTGGTGCGCCGCCTGCTCGAGAACGGCGCCAACACCAGCTTCGTCAACCGTGTGGTTGACGAAACCCTGCCGGTGCGCGAACTGGTCGCCGACCCGTGCGAAACGGTGCGTGCCTTCGCTTTGATCCCTCACCCGCGCATCCCGCTGCCGGTCAATCTGTACGGCGAACTCCGGAAGAACTCCATGGGCATCAACTTCTCCAACGACAACGAACTGAAGGCGATGGCCGACGCGGTCAGCGCCAACGCCGGCCCGTGGACCGCCGGCCCGCTGGTACCCGGCGCGACAGCCAACGGCCCGACCGTGCAGGTGACCAACCCGGCCGACCGCCGCCAGACCGTCGGCAGCTATGTCAGCGCCGACAGCGCCACCGTCGACAAGGCGCTGGGCAACGCGGTCGCCGCCCAGCCCGGCTGGGATCGCCTGCCCGCCGCCAGCCGCGCCGCGATCCTCGAACACGCCGCCGAGCAGCTCGAAGCGCGCCGCGGCGAGTTCATCGCATTGTGCGTGCGCGAAGCCGGCAAGAGCCTGCCCGACGCAATCGCCGAGATCCGCGAGGCGGCCGACTTCCTGCGCTACTACGCGACCATGTCGCGCCGCCTGTTCGGCCAGCCGGAGCAGTTGCCCGGCCCCACCGGCGAGAGCAACCAGCTGTTCCTCAACGGCCGCGGCGTGTTCGTCTGCATCAGCCCGTGGAACTTCCCGCTGGCGATCTTCCTGGGCCAGGTCAGCGCCGCGCTGGCCGCCGGCAACAGCGTGATCGCCAAGCCAGCCGAGCAGACCTCGCTGATCGGCCATGCCGCGGTGAAGCTGCTGCATGACGCCGGCATCCCGCTCGACGTGCTGCAGTACCTGCCCGGCGACGGCGCCACCGTCGGCGCCGCGCTGACCCGGGACCCGCGCGTGGCCGGCGTCGCCTTCACCGGCTCCACCGACACCGCCTGGGCGATCAACCGCGCGCTCGCCGCGCGCAACGCGCCGATCGCTGCGCTGATCGCCGAAACCGGCGGGCAGAACGCCATGATCGCCGACTCCTCCGCCCTGCCCGAGCAGATCGTCAAGGACGTGATCGCCTCGGCGTTCCAGTCCGCCGGCCAGCGCTGCTCCGCCGCGCGCGTGCTGTTCGTGCAGGAAGACATCGCCGACAAGGTCTGCACGATGCTCACCGGCGCGATGGCCGAGCTGAAGGTTGGCGACCCCGGCCAGCTGTCCACCGATGTGGGCCCGGTGATCGACGCGGATGCGCTGAAGATCCTCACCGACCACGCCGCACGCATGGATGCCGAAGCGAAGAAGATCGGCGAAGTCACGCTGGACCCGGCGACCACGGCGCACGGCACGTTCTTCGCTCCGCGCGCCTACGAAATCCCCTCGCTGACCACGCTGACCCGCGAAGTGTTCGGCCCGGTGCTGCACATCGTCCGCTGGAAGGGCAGCGAGCTGGCCCGCGTGGTCGAGCAGATCAACGCCACCGGCTACGGCCTCACCCTGGGCGTGCACAGTCGCATCGACGACACCGTCGAGTACATCGCCAGCCACGCGCGCGTCGGCAACTGCTACGTCAACCGCAACCAGATCGGCGCGGTGGTCGGCGTGCAGCCGTTCGGCGGCGAGAACCTGTCCGGCACCGGCCCCAAGGCCGGCGGCCCGCACTACCTGCTGCGCTTCGCCGGCGAACGCACGCTCACCATCAACACTACCGCGGCCGGCGGCAACGCCTCGCTGCTGACGATCGGCGAGTAA
- the cyoE gene encoding heme o synthase codes for MNLHFSQYLLLTKPRIVALLVFCAVIGMFLAVPGMPPWRALVFGTLGIWLASSSAAAFNQLIDQRIDKVMVRTAHRPLATGHLNARQVFVFALLLGIASMLVLVLLVNTLTAVLTFAGLIGYAVIYTAFLKRASPQNIVIGGLAGAIPPVLGWTAVTGALHPYALQLCLIIFVWTPPHFWALAIFRRDDYSRAQVPMLPVTHGVVFTRWHILFYTVLLVLVTLLPALTGMSGLVYLGGAAVLGGAFLYYAVRLLNPPDELYAMKVFNYSIVYLMALFAFLLVDHWLVEPIVQQGLALQPVV; via the coding sequence GTGAACCTGCATTTCTCTCAATACCTGCTACTGACCAAGCCGCGCATCGTCGCGCTGCTGGTGTTCTGCGCGGTGATCGGCATGTTCCTCGCCGTACCCGGGATGCCGCCGTGGCGCGCGCTGGTGTTCGGCACGCTGGGCATCTGGCTGGCGTCCTCGTCGGCCGCCGCGTTCAACCAGCTGATCGACCAGCGCATCGACAAGGTGATGGTGCGCACGGCACATAGGCCGCTGGCCACCGGGCATCTCAATGCGCGGCAGGTCTTCGTGTTCGCGCTGCTGCTGGGCATCGCCTCGATGCTGGTGCTGGTGCTGCTGGTCAACACGCTGACCGCGGTGCTGACGTTCGCCGGGCTGATCGGTTACGCGGTGATCTACACCGCGTTCCTCAAGCGCGCCTCGCCGCAGAACATCGTGATCGGCGGCCTCGCCGGGGCGATCCCGCCGGTGCTGGGCTGGACCGCGGTCACCGGCGCGCTGCACCCGTACGCGCTGCAGCTGTGCCTGATCATCTTCGTGTGGACGCCGCCGCACTTCTGGGCGCTGGCGATCTTCCGCCGCGACGACTACTCGCGCGCCCAGGTGCCGATGCTGCCGGTGACCCACGGAGTGGTGTTCACCCGCTGGCACATCCTGTTCTACACCGTGCTGCTGGTGCTGGTGACCCTGCTGCCGGCGCTGACCGGGATGAGCGGCCTGGTCTACCTGGGCGGCGCCGCGGTGCTGGGCGGGGCGTTCCTGTATTACGCCGTGCGCCTGCTGAATCCGCCGGACGAGCTGTACGCGATGAAGGTGTTCAACTATTCCATCGTCTACCTGATGGCGCTGTTCGCGTTCCTGCTCGTCGACCACTGGCTGGTCGAGCCGATCGTGCAGCAGGGGCTGGCGCTGCAGCCGGTCGTCTGA
- a CDS encoding twin transmembrane helix small protein: protein METVYKYVLVGLLLLVIFSLGQALYFMMTDKDDDKRTVWALTRRIGLSLLFIAMVAFGIWMGWLHPHDVGQ, encoded by the coding sequence GTGGAAACCGTCTACAAATACGTGCTGGTGGGGTTGCTGCTGTTGGTGATCTTCAGCCTCGGCCAGGCGCTGTACTTCATGATGACCGACAAGGACGACGACAAGCGCACGGTGTGGGCGCTGACCCGCCGCATCGGCCTGTCGCTGCTGTTCATCGCCATGGTCGCGTTCGGCATCTGGATGGGTTGGCTGCATCCGCACGACGTCGGCCAGTGA
- a CDS encoding cytochrome c oxidase subunit 3: protein MGQQHDAYFVPAKSSWPIVAAVVMFITVFGAAHWLNAEPGEAGFGKTVLTIGVLGVLGMFFGWFRSVINESLAGSYNHQVDTSFRMGMMWFIFSEVMFFGAFFGALFYIRMFSVPWLGGHGHGVLTHEFLWSDYTAAWGANGGNGPEQAGGAFRTVPAWGLPLLNTLILLSSSVTVTIAHHALRAGHRGKILLFLGLTVLLGATFLYFQAHEYMEAYKELNLTLHSGVYGSTFFLLTGFHGLHVTLGTIMLAVIWLRVLKGHFNKDHHFGFEAVAWYWHFVDVVWLGLFMFVYIL, encoded by the coding sequence ATGGGTCAGCAGCACGACGCTTACTTCGTACCGGCCAAGAGCTCCTGGCCGATTGTGGCCGCAGTGGTCATGTTCATCACCGTGTTCGGTGCCGCGCACTGGCTGAACGCGGAGCCCGGTGAGGCCGGCTTCGGCAAGACCGTGCTGACCATCGGCGTGCTCGGCGTGCTGGGCATGTTCTTCGGCTGGTTCCGCTCGGTAATCAACGAATCGCTCGCCGGCAGCTACAACCACCAGGTGGACACCTCGTTCCGCATGGGCATGATGTGGTTCATCTTCTCCGAGGTGATGTTCTTCGGCGCATTCTTCGGCGCGCTGTTCTACATCCGCATGTTCTCGGTGCCGTGGCTGGGCGGCCATGGCCATGGCGTGCTGACCCACGAGTTCCTGTGGAGCGACTACACCGCCGCCTGGGGCGCCAATGGCGGCAACGGTCCGGAGCAGGCCGGCGGCGCGTTCCGTACCGTGCCGGCGTGGGGCCTGCCGCTGCTGAACACGCTGATCCTGCTCAGCTCCAGCGTCACCGTGACGATCGCGCACCATGCGCTGCGTGCCGGCCACCGCGGCAAGATCCTGCTGTTCCTGGGCCTGACCGTGCTGCTGGGCGCGACCTTCCTGTACTTCCAGGCGCACGAGTACATGGAGGCGTACAAGGAACTGAACCTGACCTTGCACAGCGGCGTCTACGGTTCGACCTTCTTCCTGCTGACCGGCTTCCACGGCCTGCATGTGACCCTGGGCACGATCATGCTGGCGGTGATCTGGCTGCGCGTGCTGAAGGGGCACTTCAACAAGGATCATCACTTCGGTTTCGAGGCGGTGGCCTGGTACTGGCATTTCGTCGACGTGGTCTGGCTCGGCCTGTTCATGTTCGTCTATATTCTTTGA
- a CDS encoding COX15/CtaA family protein, with amino-acid sequence MSPHSLRVLRWLALFAAVFAFGLVMFGAFVRLSNAGLSCPDWPTCYGQVTWPQHAQAVAHADAAFPDRPYEAHKAWREQVHRFLAGTLGVLVLLLALIAGWRRRGTLLAVVGGAVFAALGVGLYMRGEHVWSSALAACAIALPLFAAIRLQRPGAWKICVLALAVIIFQAMLGMWTVTLLLKPVVVMGHLLGGMATFALLAYAALRFAGVAAADERHADLRRLVAIGVVLLVCQIALGGWTSANYAALACGYGPGSFPQCLGQWAPPTDFREGFVLWRGIGVNYEGGVLDMAARSAIQIAHRLGALVVFCYLGWLSIRTARRGLRVCGLAIALALAGQVLLGISNVYFGLPLAVATAHNGVAALLLFTLLATLARTQRRMTF; translated from the coding sequence ATGTCGCCGCACTCGTTGCGGGTATTGCGCTGGCTGGCGCTGTTCGCGGCGGTGTTCGCGTTCGGGCTGGTGATGTTCGGCGCGTTCGTGCGGCTGTCCAACGCGGGCCTGTCCTGCCCGGACTGGCCGACCTGCTACGGCCAGGTGACCTGGCCGCAGCACGCGCAGGCGGTGGCGCACGCCGACGCGGCGTTCCCGGATCGCCCGTACGAGGCGCACAAGGCCTGGCGCGAGCAGGTGCATCGCTTCCTCGCCGGCACGCTCGGCGTGCTGGTGCTGCTGCTGGCGCTGATCGCCGGCTGGCGCCGGCGCGGCACCTTGCTGGCGGTGGTCGGCGGCGCGGTGTTCGCGGCGCTCGGGGTGGGCCTGTACATGCGCGGCGAGCATGTGTGGTCGTCCGCGCTGGCGGCCTGCGCGATCGCGCTGCCGCTGTTCGCCGCGATCCGGCTGCAGCGTCCCGGCGCGTGGAAGATCTGCGTGCTGGCGCTGGCGGTGATCATCTTCCAGGCCATGCTCGGCATGTGGACGGTGACGCTCCTGCTCAAGCCGGTGGTGGTGATGGGCCACCTGCTCGGCGGCATGGCCACGTTCGCGCTGCTGGCATACGCGGCGCTGCGTTTCGCCGGCGTGGCGGCGGCGGACGAACGCCACGCCGACCTGCGCCGGCTGGTGGCGATCGGTGTCGTGCTGCTGGTCTGCCAGATCGCGCTGGGCGGCTGGACCTCGGCGAACTACGCGGCCCTGGCCTGCGGCTACGGCCCCGGCTCATTCCCACAATGCCTCGGCCAGTGGGCGCCGCCGACGGACTTCCGCGAAGGCTTCGTGCTATGGCGCGGGATCGGCGTGAACTACGAGGGCGGCGTGCTCGACATGGCCGCGCGCAGCGCGATCCAGATCGCGCACCGGCTCGGCGCGCTGGTGGTGTTCTGCTATCTCGGCTGGCTGTCAATCAGGACAGCGCGGCGTGGCCTGCGCGTGTGCGGCCTGGCGATCGCGCTGGCGCTGGCGGGCCAGGTGTTGCTGGGCATCAGCAACGTGTACTTCGGCCTGCCGCTGGCCGTGGCGACCGCGCACAATGGCGTGGCGGCCCTGCTGCTGTTTACCTTGCTGGCCACGCTGGCGCGCACGCAGCGGCGCATGACTTTCTGA
- the ctaD gene encoding cytochrome c oxidase subunit I — MSYAATHDQHDDHHGAPKGFFQRWCMSTNHKDIGTLYLVFALTMFFIGGSFAMMIRAELFKPGMQLMEPYFFNELTTMHALVMIFGAIMPAFVGLGNWMIPLMVGAPDMALPRMNNLSFWILPFAFLLMLSTLFLPGGGPAGGWTMYPPLALQSDSLAYVVFAIHLMGISSIMGAINIIATILNMRAPGMDLLKMPVFVWSWLITAFLLIAVMPVLAGAVTMLLTDKYFGTNFFNPGGGGDPVLYQHIFWFFGHPEVYIMILPAFGIISEVVPTFARKPIFGYKAMVFAIACIAFLSFIVWAHHMFAVGLPLGAEIFFMYATMLISVPTGVKVFNWVATMWGGSMTFETPMLFSLAFIILFTIGGFSGLMLALVPADFQYHDTYFVVAHFHYVLVTGALFAIISAAYYWLPKWTGNMYSEFWGKVHFWNSVIWVNVLFFPQHFLGLAGMPRRIPDYNVAFANFNMISSIGGFLFGATQLIFIGVLIHCAFFSKRKATDRVWEGAKGLEWTVPSPAPHHTFEVPPVIHDDELAHGHVND, encoded by the coding sequence ATGTCCTACGCAGCCACCCATGATCAGCACGACGATCACCACGGCGCGCCGAAAGGTTTCTTCCAGCGCTGGTGCATGTCCACCAACCACAAGGACATCGGCACGCTGTATCTGGTCTTCGCGCTGACGATGTTCTTCATCGGCGGCAGCTTTGCGATGATGATCCGTGCCGAGCTGTTCAAGCCCGGCATGCAGCTGATGGAGCCGTACTTCTTCAACGAGCTCACCACCATGCATGCGCTGGTGATGATCTTCGGCGCGATCATGCCGGCCTTCGTCGGCCTGGGTAACTGGATGATCCCGCTGATGGTCGGCGCGCCGGACATGGCGTTGCCGCGCATGAACAACCTGTCGTTCTGGATCCTGCCCTTCGCGTTCCTGCTGATGCTGTCCACGCTGTTTCTGCCCGGCGGCGGCCCGGCCGGCGGCTGGACGATGTATCCGCCGCTGGCGCTGCAGAGCGATTCGCTGGCCTACGTGGTGTTCGCGATCCACCTGATGGGCATCAGCTCGATCATGGGCGCGATCAACATCATCGCCACCATTCTCAACATGCGCGCGCCCGGCATGGATCTGCTGAAGATGCCGGTGTTCGTGTGGAGCTGGCTGATCACCGCGTTCCTGCTGATCGCCGTGATGCCGGTGCTGGCCGGCGCGGTGACCATGCTGCTCACCGACAAGTACTTCGGCACCAACTTCTTCAACCCGGGCGGTGGCGGCGACCCCGTCCTGTACCAGCACATCTTCTGGTTCTTCGGTCATCCCGAGGTCTACATCATGATCTTGCCGGCGTTCGGCATCATCTCGGAAGTGGTGCCGACCTTCGCACGCAAGCCGATCTTCGGCTACAAGGCGATGGTGTTCGCCATCGCCTGCATCGCGTTCCTGTCGTTCATCGTGTGGGCGCACCACATGTTCGCGGTGGGCCTGCCGCTGGGCGCCGAGATCTTCTTCATGTACGCCACCATGCTGATCTCGGTGCCGACCGGCGTGAAGGTGTTCAACTGGGTCGCCACCATGTGGGGCGGTTCGATGACGTTCGAGACGCCGATGCTGTTCTCGCTGGCGTTCATCATCCTGTTCACCATCGGCGGCTTCTCCGGCCTGATGCTGGCGCTGGTGCCGGCCGACTTCCAGTACCACGACACCTACTTCGTGGTGGCGCATTTCCACTACGTGCTGGTGACCGGTGCGCTGTTCGCGATCATCTCGGCCGCCTACTACTGGCTGCCGAAGTGGACCGGCAACATGTACAGCGAGTTCTGGGGCAAGGTGCATTTCTGGAACAGCGTGATCTGGGTCAACGTGCTGTTCTTCCCGCAGCACTTCCTGGGCCTGGCCGGCATGCCGCGCCGCATCCCCGACTACAACGTGGCATTCGCCAACTTCAACATGATCAGCTCGATCGGCGGCTTCCTGTTCGGCGCCACCCAGCTGATCTTCATCGGCGTGCTGATCCACTGCGCGTTCTTCTCGAAGAGGAAGGCCACCGACCGCGTGTGGGAAGGCGCCAAGGGCCTGGAGTGGACGGTGCCGTCGCCGGCGCCGCACCACACCTTCGAAGTGCCGCCGGTGATCCACGACGACGAACTGGCGCACGGCCACGTGAACGATTGA
- a CDS encoding DUF2244 domain-containing protein — translation MWLKPNRALSRRGLRRLIVVLVALVLMTAGLGAWQGNVFAPLFALVESAAVAIALSVAWRAGDRSERITLDASSLEVQSLPGRRRMRFQSYWVRVLLEPGNGRQRLLLSSHGRELEIGVFLADQERVELSKKLMVLLADFNQPRK, via the coding sequence ATGTGGCTCAAGCCCAATCGCGCGCTCAGCCGGCGCGGTCTGCGTCGACTGATCGTGGTTCTGGTAGCGCTGGTGCTGATGACGGCTGGACTGGGTGCGTGGCAGGGGAATGTGTTCGCTCCGCTGTTTGCCCTGGTGGAATCCGCCGCCGTGGCCATCGCCTTGAGCGTGGCCTGGCGGGCCGGCGACCGTAGTGAGCGCATCACCCTCGACGCTTCGTCGCTGGAGGTGCAATCCCTGCCGGGCCGGCGCCGCATGCGTTTCCAGTCGTACTGGGTGCGCGTGCTGCTGGAGCCGGGCAACGGGCGCCAGCGCCTGCTGCTGTCATCGCACGGACGCGAACTGGAGATCGGCGTTTTCCTGGCGGATCAGGAGCGCGTCGAGCTGTCGAAGAAACTCATGGTGTTGCTGGCCGACTTCAACCAGCCACGCAAGTAG
- the coxB gene encoding cytochrome c oxidase subunit II, with product MTSGGIRRSFTAAAALALASFGSVALAAPGPWQLNMERGASTWSQVPYHLNNISLAVCTVIGVLVFGAMFVAMFRFRKSRGAVAEKWSHNTTVEVIWTTIPVLILITLAYLATGGLTTWADTTGSQMTVKVTGYQWKWRYDYVDYMGKSIDKVGFMSKLDSQSDQTRQLGSGMDPFAVKVGDESTYLLNVDKPLVVPVDTKIRFVITSGDVIHSWWVPATGWKIDAIPGIINAAWANFTAPGTYRGQCAELCGQDHGFMPIVVVVKSKADFAKWLAEQEAQSAAPAAAPPQTAQVAAPVAGKQG from the coding sequence ATGACATCTGGCGGCATCAGGCGATCATTCACGGCAGCGGCGGCTCTCGCCCTTGCGTCGTTCGGCAGCGTGGCCCTGGCCGCCCCCGGTCCGTGGCAGCTGAACATGGAGCGCGGCGCGAGCACCTGGTCGCAGGTGCCGTACCACCTCAACAACATTTCGCTGGCCGTGTGCACCGTGATCGGCGTGCTGGTGTTCGGCGCGATGTTCGTCGCGATGTTCCGCTTCCGCAAATCGCGTGGCGCGGTGGCCGAGAAGTGGTCGCACAACACCACGGTGGAAGTGATCTGGACCACCATCCCGGTGCTGATCCTGATCACCCTGGCCTACCTGGCCACCGGTGGCCTCACCACCTGGGCCGACACCACCGGTTCGCAGATGACCGTCAAGGTCACCGGTTACCAGTGGAAGTGGCGCTACGACTATGTCGACTACATGGGCAAGTCGATCGACAAGGTCGGCTTCATGTCCAAGCTCGATTCGCAGAGCGACCAGACCCGCCAGCTCGGCTCGGGCATGGATCCGTTCGCGGTCAAGGTCGGCGACGAAAGCACCTACCTGCTGAACGTCGACAAGCCGCTGGTGGTGCCGGTCGACACCAAGATCCGCTTCGTGATCACCAGCGGCGACGTGATCCATTCCTGGTGGGTGCCGGCCACCGGCTGGAAGATCGACGCGATCCCCGGAATCATCAACGCGGCGTGGGCCAACTTCACTGCGCCCGGCACCTACCGCGGCCAGTGCGCCGAGCTGTGCGGCCAGGATCACGGCTTCATGCCGATCGTGGTGGTGGTCAAGTCCAAGGCGGATTTCGCCAAGTGGCTGGCCGAGCAGGAGGCGCAGTCCGCCGCGCCCGCTGCGGCACCACCGCAAACCGCGCAGGTCGCCGCTCCGGTAGCCGGCAAGCAGGGCTGA